TCGTACTTAATATCATATATATCTGATACAATACTTTGATATTTTGGTAATTTCTTATTTAAATCATCGATGGCTTTATCGCCAAGCCTTTCTATTGTTATTCTGTCATAATCTGATGACAAGTTCAAATCATCCGGTGTAAATTCCATGCCGAATTCTTTTGTCCTCAATGTAATCTTTGTATAATCATTTTTAAAATAATTCGGTACATTAATAATCCATTTATTTACATTGCTATATTTATATCCAGTTAAATCTATAATGTAATTATCTAAAGCATCTTTGCCAAGTGTGACAATTGCGGTATTACCAGATAAATTTATCGATGTATCATTATTGACATCTGGTACACCTGTATCGTATTTTGAATTCGATGATGTATCTGTTGTTGCGGAGTCATATGCATATCCGCTATTACCAAGGTCATTTATCGGCCTTAATTCAAAGTTATATGTTGTATTTGGACTTAACCCATCAACATAATATTCAAGCTTATCTGTTGAGGCTATAAATGAGTAATTATCATCACTACTTTTCTTACCATATATCTCGTATAATTTAGCACCATTAACCTTTGTCCAGTGTAAGTATATCGTGTGGTCATTGCCTGATATGCCGTCCGCCCAAAATCCCGTTGGGTTCTCAGGTACAGTCTGGACGAATGTAAATCCTCCAGCCATGACCGCATCCGAGAAGTCAGGATTTAAGACTCTTACATCTACTTTACCTTCTTGATGCTGTGGTGTCGTAACAATAATCGTCTTGTAGTCTTGCACATATGCATTTGGCGCTTTTGTATCCCCAAAGTATACTGCTAAACCTGTTTTAAAATTATCTCCCTTTATAGTGACAGTTTCTCCGCCTCTAGTCGAACCTGTATTAGGAGTGACTGATGTAATCTTTGGGTTTGTTCCTGTCTTAACATATGTGAAAGCTCCTTCTAATGTCGAACTCGCACCATCATCAACATTATAAACTGTAACAGCTATAGGTATATTTAATTCTTTTGGATCCCCAGCAGGTGTTTTGACAACAATAGCATTGGCGGTATTTGATACGACCGTCGCTTCAATGCCTTCAAAATACACCTCTACCTTATCCCTGAAGTCATTGCCGTAAATCGTTACTGTTGTTCCCCCGTCTATACTTCCTTTTGGCGGATCGACTTCGTATATTACAGGATTTGATACAGGTGAAACATATTCAATATCAGCTGTCGCAACCCCACCATCAGGGTTTACGATCTTCAATGTCTTTTTGCCTATGTCGCCTTGTATTGGCGCGATAAATTTTATTTCACCGCTATCTACCACAGTAACATCTGTTACTTCTTTATCATCTATATAGACTGCTGCACCAGCCCTTAATAATTTATCGCCATCATATAGTGGCATCGCAAAATCTGAGCCTAAAACTATGACATGTGTTGTACCATTTACATTTGACTTAGGCGGTGTAATGCTATTTATAACAGGCTTTGACTGAACATATGTATAGCCATTGTCAATGTACCCAATACCCGAGTCATAGTTTACAACAGAAACTCTGACAGGACCTGGTGCATTTGGCGGTGTCACAACCTTCAATGTCCCATAATCAACATATATGACCTTTGGTGCTTTGACATTGCCAAAGTATACTTCGGGCCCTATGGGGTTCCCATCGCTGTCCTTTAATATTTCTCCATTTTCATTCTTTGATATCCTAAAATCCTGACCCGTTATAGTAACCATGTCTCCACCATATGTGGAACCTTTATTTGGGTCTATCTTCGTTATAACAGGTGTGCTGTTTGGCACTACATATGTAAACCCGCTTTCCCCATCATGCAAACCATATGTGTAGTTACCACCATCATAATTTATTACTGTAACATATGCTTTTCCTGGGTTACCAGGCGGCGTCATAGCAGTTATGGTCTTTCCATCTGAACTTATATTGATATTCGTGGCAAGTTTTCCACCTATATATACTTCAGCACCTCTTCTAAAGTCATTGCCATTTATAGTTAAGGCCGTCCCACCATTTACAGTGCCGTGGTCGGGGTATACTGATGTAACAATTGGATTCGATTCTGGCACAAGGAAGTGGAATTTCTGAGGCGATAATGCTACAGCTGTATCAGGATTTACAACTTTTATATCGTATAGGCCAGCATATTGCATATCTGGTACAACCGCTGTTATCGTATTTTCATCGACAACATATATATTTTCCATTACAGTGTCACCAAGGTACACTTTTGCGCCCTCACTGTCACCTATCTTCCTTGAAAAATCACTTCCAAAGATATATACAAGTGTCCCTTTGCCACCGTAGTTAGGGGAAACTTTCGTTATCTGTGGTTTTGTTTCGATAAGGAGGTACTCGAAACCATCTGTTAATGAAGCTGTACCGCCATCAGATGGATTTACGACCTGAACAATCTTCTTTCCCAATGTCCCCGGCGGTGTTACAGCGTTTATGACAGTATTGCCTGACATAACATTTGTAACTTTTGCCTGTACGCCGTCAATTGTAACAATGCTGCCATTTTCAAAATTACTTCCCGTTATCTTTATCTGGGTGCCGCCTTTTGTTGGACCCTTGTTCGGATCGACCGAAATAATAGTCGGTGTTTTATGAGTATCCTTTATTTCAAATGCATTTTTTAATGTCGTGCTTCCACCAGCTGTCCCATCTTTTCCATCGTAATTTAATATAGTCATGTCCTGCCAACCTACAGGATACGGATCATTTGTAACTGGTACAATTGCTTTTATTTTCGTGCCAATATTGAGCTTCTTTCCATCTATAATATTTCCACTGTTATCTTCTACACTTATGATATTTAACTTAATATTTCCTATAGTTACATCAGGGTATTTGGGCGAATAGACACCATCTTGTACTGTCTCGCCTACATAAAAATCCGTCCCTGTTATCGTAATAAGATTACCTCCGTACTTTGAGCCAAAATTTGTAAAAACATCTGTTATCGTTGGTGCTGTGTAAAAATAATATCCATTTGCCTTTGTTGTAAATCCACGGTTCTGATCAGCATCTTTATTTACAATCTTTACATCAACATATCCTAATATATCGCTCTTTGGTGTTGTAACGGTCAATATTGATCTATTGTTAGCATCTATTGTTAAGTCCTTTATTGTAGCTAATTTATCTCCAAAAAAGACATTTACACCAGGTCTTATATCAAATCCTTGGATAGTAACTGTATCACCACCAGCTCTACTGCCGCTATCTGGCGATATACTTAAAATAACTGGATTTGACGGCAATGGATTGTATGTAAACTTCTTTAATGGTGAACTTTGCTCAGAATACTTCATAACGACATTTCCATTTAAATCTTTTATAGTCGTTTCAACAGTCACAATTACATCAACAGGCATTGGTTGTCCAGGAGGATTAAGCGTAATGCTTGGTGATAAAACCCTCAGAGATTCCTGTCCCTCAGATGGTACAGTAATACCTTCAATTATAGCTTTATTGCCACCAAATGTTACATAAAGCTTCCTCTCCCTAGTTCCCGTCATATTTTGACCTGTCACAGGATCTATATATGTAAAATTATCGTTACTGTAGGTTATCTCGGTTTTATCAGGGTTATTTGTATATGATGATGGATCGTCCTTTTTTTGAAAATTATAACCCCATATTGTTACATCTGTATTTCCATTTTCATATCCGCTGTATGGATTCATATCTATTGCAACAAGGGTATCTTCGACAGCGAGGTAGAAATAGCCGTTTTCTTTAGTTACTGTATATCCCGTCACAGGGTCAACAATGTCAACATTGACAGGGCCTGATTTGCTGTATGGTGGTGTCGTAACTTCTATGGCCTTTTTGTTGCTAGAAAGTCCTGTAAGGTTGACCATTTTAACATCTTTCCCTTGAATGCCTCCAAACTTAACTACAAGGTCCTCTCTTAGGTTGTCACCTACTATCATTACTTTAGTTCCGCCTGTCATTGAGCCCGCATTTGGTGTAATATTGTCGATCGTAATAGCAGATGGCGTAGGAATAATTTTTAAAGCATTAACTACCGTTGCCGTTGAACCATTCTCTGCTACGATATCAATATTCTGATATTCTAATGTCGTATCCTTTGGTGCCGGTACTTTTACAGTCATCTCCGTGCCATCATTATTTATTGTTATATCGCTGCTATTTACGAGATTTGAACCTATATAAATTCTTTTATTTGTGCCAAGTGATGAAAAGCCGTGACCGTAAATTGTTATCGTGTCACCAACAACTACTTGATATTTAGACAAACTTGTTATATCATGACTTACCGCTGATAATTTTATAGGTGGGATTGATGCAGACCTTCCATTGTAAATATTTGTTACAAAAATATTATAGTTAGTATTTGGATCTATTCTTATGTTTGAAGGTATATTTGTAATGAGTAAAGATCCACTTTGAGAGACAACATCAGCAATTTCACCATTTATATTTGCATTAACAATATCATTTAAATAGCTTCCTTCTATTCTTATATATGACTGTGTTTTTCTGTCTACAACTTTGCCATTGCTATCTTTTATAAGTGTTATGTAGTTATCAAGTGCAGCACTTGATATGTTGGGATTATTCAAATATGTAAAGCCATTTGGCAATGCAGCACTTTGCCCATCGTTTCTTTGGACAATAATCATATATGGCTTATCTAACATCAATCCCGTATTAGATAAAGAAGGTACTTTCGCATATATCGTGTTTTCATTGACGCTTAATATTTCAAGCTTTGTTTTATCTGTTTTTGTATCAATATAAACTGCGTCAATCTGGGAAACAACGTTATTTGCATTATCAAAGGTCATAAAGCCACTACCTTCTATTTTTATGTCTGTAGCACTATCATATGGTCCTTTTGCCGGCGATGCCATTGTGCCATCATACCTTAATGATTTTACAGATGTAATATTAGGGGGATTTGCAGCAAATGCTTTTGACATATTTCCCGGGAAAAACGACACTATAAAGACAAAAATCAGCAATAATGACAAAATTCTTTTCAATTCGTACACTCCTTGTTTTTTATATTTAGTAGCTCAATAATGCTGGATAAAATTTCAAAAGTTTATTTATCTTAGGTTTAGCTTTATACTGCATCCGCACATTTCAGACTAATGACTAAAATCTATAAAATATTTCAGTTTTATACCGTACTAAATGTCTTACTCTTCCATATATTCAATTTTGTTCTACATGAAACATTTTGATATTCTTCTACATTATTGATATCGACAAAACATTACTTAAACTTGAGCAAAATGAGCAAAAAAAAAAACGCTGCTTTTAAAGCAGCACACCAAATTGGGTTGGGGGTGCAGAATATAAATTAAATTATGGGGAAAAGGGGAATCATTCTTACAATTTTTATTATAATACAATTATTTTTCAAAATAAATAGGACTTTAGTCCTATTTACAATTATTTTTAAATTTTTTTCTACATAAAATTTTAAAATTCGCTTTTTTAATGCATTTCCAATCATCATATATGTCGAAATTGCAATGAAAAACTTTCGCTTAAGATAAAATAATTTTTTAAGAATAAAATATAAAAGAAATAAATCAATAAAAGGAAGTTTTTATTGCGTAAATAAGTACAACATGATGCTTAATCTTTTTTGGCTATTGCTTTGGCAAGCTCATTTATGGAATTTGTCAAGCTATCAAGCTTGCCTTCAACCCTAACAAGCAAGTATATACTTACTACGATAGGAAAGCCAAGGTTTGCTATGCCTGCAAATACCTCATTCATTTTTGTTCCTCCTCTCTTCTTTATATGCGTAACATAAAACTTTAGCATCACAACTAGATACGTTACCATAAGCAAACATATTGAAAAGCATCATCATTATGTCCGATAAGTAAAACGATAATGAGTAAACCTAAGTATATTAATTAGAAATACTCGTAAGATAAGTTGACATTTAGTCGCATCATGTGCAAAATAGCGGGGATAACCCCGCTATTTTATTTCACTGCAAATTCTTTTTCTGTTGTCGATACGAGATTTGCTCCCACAATCTCAACGAGCTCGCCGCCGCTTGTATCAAAGATGTTCTTTGTGAGAATCGACTGCATAGCACTTTTCACTTGATCATCTGTAAGAGTATCAAGCGCATTATCAACATTAATTCTGAAATTCTTGCCTATTTTATTCTTAAAATTCATTTGAAGCTGTACTGCCATGTGCATTACCTCCTTTCATTAAAATTTACGGATATCTTTACGCTTGTGTTAAGTCAACTTGATTTATGCGGGTTACTGATTTAACTGGATTTGATTGAAGTCCGCTTAGTATCGCTGCAACATCCATTACATCTTGGTCAACAGCGGCACTTTTGATGTTATTGTATGTTCTTGCACTCACGACATCAAGACCTCTTTCGTCTTTACCTGTAATGTAGGCTATCTGAAGCCTTGAGCCCTTTGGTGTTGATATAACCGCCATCCTAACACCTCCTTTTTATTTATTACACTTATAATATATAAGAAACTTAAAAATCTTACCCATAAAAAAAATAGCATAATAGTACCTATTTTGGTATTATTATGCATTACCAAATTTTATATAAGCTTACATTTTTCTAATCCCTTTGGCACAGTTCTAATAATACGCCGTGGGTACATTTAGGATGTACAAAGGCAATCCTTGCACCGCCTGCACCATACCTCGGCACCTCATCAATAAGTCTTACACCCTTTACTTTTAAATCTGCTAGGATTTTTTCAATATCATCAACTCTTACCGCTATATGCTGTATTCCTTCGCCCTTTTTCTCAATGAATTTGGCTATTGCGCTATCCGGTGATGTCGCTTCAAGCAGCTCTATTTCGCTATCACCAACGGGTATAAAAGCCGTCTTAACTTTCTGCTCTTCTATAACTTCACTACCTTTTATTTTTAATCCTAAAGTATTTTCATATAAATCAATCATTTCATCAATGCTTTTTACTGCTATTCCAATATGATCTATTCTATTTATCATTTTTATTCCTCCAATAAATCTTTATATAATTTTTCGGCTACGGTAAATGGATCTACTGTTCTATCAAGAATTTTATTAAGTTCTCGATTAAATTCATCTGTATTTATTTTCTCGCTGACTATAGACAATAGCTTGTTTGTCAAAATCTCGATTATTTCCCCTTTTAAGTTTTTAAGTCTCCTCAACTTTAATGCTCCGCTATCTTCTAAATATCTTCTGTGCTCCTTTATCTTTTCAAGAAGAACATCACAACCTATGTCCTCCTGTGCAATAACTTTTAATACTGGTGGTCTCCATTGGGATTTTTCATCAAGATCTAATGTCATATTAAGCTCAACAACTGTCCTATCCGCTCCATCTCTATCAGCTTTATTAACTGCGAATATTTCACCTATTTCCATAATACCCGCCTTTATCGCCTGTATATCGTCGCCCATACCAGGTGCTAATACCATAACAGTCGTATCAGACATTTTAACAATATCAACTTCAGATTGTCCAACACCTACAGTCTCAATGAAGATATAGTCCATTCCTGCTATGTCTAATATATGTTTAGAGGCTTGGGTCGCTTTTGCAAGTCCCCCAAGATGGCCTCTTGTACCCATGCTTCTAATATAGACATTGGGCTCGAGGGAGATTTCTTGCATTCTTATCCTATCCCCCAGTATTGCACCACCTGTAAATGGGCTTGTAGGGTCTACGGCAATTATGCCTATACGCTTATTTTCTTTTAAAAGGTGTTTGACGAGTTTATCTGTGAGTGTACTTTTGCCAACGCCGGGCGGACCGGTAATACCTACAACATAGGCTTTACCTGAATGAGAATACAATTTTTTTATCAGGTCATATGCTCTTTTGTCTTCATTTTCTGCCCAGCTAATGGCTCTTGCAATACCTCTTTTATCGCCTTTTAATATTAATCCTTCTACATCGATATCTCCCATTTTAACCTCTTTTCTAAGTATTATTTTAAATTACTAATTATAGTTTAATTTAAATTAAGCTTTATGGATAAATACCACCGCTCACATAGGATTCAAACCTATTATGTTTACGAAAAATCGCTTTAAAACCAAACCTTAAGTTACATAAACTTTAATATTGTTATTTAGAATACTCTAAAATCTATACCGCCTTATTGACATGCTTTTTTATAAATTCGATTACTGTTGTTGTAGGTGTGCCTGGCGTAAATACTTCCGCTATTCCTTTTGATTTAAGGAATGGTATATCTTCGTCAGGTATTACACCGCCGCCAATTACGAGAATATCATCTGCGCTTCTTTCTTTAAGAAGGCTCGTTATCTTTGGAAAAAGCGTATTGTGCGCACCTGATAATATACTTAATGCCAATACGTCTACATCTTCTTGAATGGCGGCTTCGACTATCTGCTCTGGTGTCTGCCTCAAACCCGTATATATGACTTCCATGCCAGCATCTCTTAGTGCCCTCGCAATAACTTTTGCACCTCTATCATGGCCATCAAGACCTGGTTTTGCTACAAGTACTCTAATTGGTCTATCCATTTTCAGTCCTCCTTATAAAATAATATGTTGTTGATATTCTCCAAAAACGGAGCGCAATACGTCACAAATTTCACCAAGTGTTGCATATTCTCTTACTGCATCGATTATCTTTGGCATTAGATTTTCTTCCCCTTGAGCAGCTTTCTTTAATTCATCGAGTGTCGCCTTAACTTTTGCATTGTCCCTTGATTCTTTAACCTTTCTTATCTTCTCTTTTTGCATTTCACCAACTCTTGGATCAACTTTTAATAATCCTTTGTGTGGTGGTTCTTCGATCTGGAATTTATTAAGCCCTACAATCACTCTGTCACCACTTTCGACTTCTTTTTGATACTGATATGCACTATTCTGTATTTCTTTTTGTATAAATCCTTTATCAATAGCTTTTGCAGCACCACCAAGCTCATCTATCTTTTTTATATATTCCATTGCTTTTGACTCAATCTGATCTGTTAAATATTCGATGAAATAGCTTCCTGCAAGTGGATCTGGTGTATCGCATACACCGCTTTCATATGCTATAATCTGCTGTGTTCTTAAAGCTATCCTTACAGAATCCTCTGATGGTAATGCCAATGCCTCATCACGGCTATTTGTATGGAGCGACTGTGTTCCTCCAAGAACAGCTGCCAATGCCTGAAGCGTTACTCTTACTATATTGTTATCTGGCTGCTGTGCTGTTAGCGTTGATCCTCCCGTCTGTGTGTGAAACCTTAGCATCAATGACTTTGGACTTTTTGCATGAAACCTCTCTTTCATTATCTTAGCCCACATTCTCCTAGCCGCCCTGAATTTTGCAACTTCCTCTAATAAATCATTGTGAGCATTGAAGAAGAAAGATAGCCTTGGTGCAAATTCATCGACATCAAGTCCTGCTTTTATTGCTGCTTCAACATATGCTATTCCATCTGCCAGTGTAAATGCGACTTCCTGTACTGCTGTAGCACCAGCTTCTCTTATATGGTAGCCGCTTATGCTTATCGTGTTCCATTTTGGAACATTCTTTGAACAGTATTCAAATATATTTGTTATGAGCCTCATAGATGGACCAGTCGGGAAAATATACGTACCGCGGGCGATATACTCTTTTAAGATATCATTTTGTATTGTACCTTTTAATTTGTCAGGTGTCACACCTTGCTTTTCTGCAACAACTATATACATTGCAAGAAGTATTGCCGCAGGGGCATTAATCGTCATAGATGTGCTTACTTTATCAAGTGGTATTCCATCAAAGAGTATCTCCATATCCTTTAAAGAATCTATAGCAACACCAACTTTCCCAACTTCACCTTCTGCCATCGGATGATCTGAGTCATAGCCAATCTGTGTCGGTAAGTCAAATGCAATACTTAAGCCTGTCTGACCTTGCTCTAAAAGGTATTTATACCTTTCATTAGACTCTTCAGCTGTACCAAATCCAGCATACTGCCTCATTGTCCAGAATCTTCCTCTGTACATCGTTGGCTGTACACCGCGCGTATACGGATATTCACCAGGAAAACTAAGATCATCAAGGTAATCTTTTTTAGCAATATCTTCTGGCGTATAGATATTTTTTACTTCAATGCCTGATGATGTAGTAAATTTCTCCCTTCTTTCAGGAAATTTTGCAGTGACTTTTTTTACAATATTATTAGTCCAATTTTCCTTTTCCGCTTTTATTTTGTCTATTTCTTCTTTGTTATGCATATAAATACCTCCAATATATTAAAAATTATTTCATGCTGCCTTTTTCCATATATCTAATATGCCATGATAGGGCCTCTTTTAGTATGTGCGGCGTTTGAACACTTCCAAGTTTACTTATTGCTCCTTCATAATAATCCATAAGTGCATCCTTATAATCTGGATGTACACATTTTTCAATTATTAGCTTTGCTCTCTCTTTTGGGCTTAATCCTCTTAAATCTGCTAGGCCTTGTTCTGTGACTATTACCATCACATCGTGTTCCGTATGATCTACATGGGATACCATTGGGACTATACAGGAAATATTGCCATTCTTCACTTCAGAAGGTGTTGCGAATATAGTTATATATCCATTGCGTGTAAAATCCCCAGAGCCGCCTATGCCATTCATCATCTTTGTTCCCATTATATGTGTAGAATTTACGTTGCCGTATATATCAACTTCTATTGCAGTATTTATTGCTATTACACCTAGCCTTCTGGCAATACCTGGATTATTGCTAATCTCCTGCGGCCTCAATATTATTTTGCTTTTGTATCTATCAATATTTTTATAAAACCTTTTTAATCCTTCTTCAGATGGTGTAATAGATGTGCCTGACACTTTGTCCATCTTGCCAGCATCTATCAAATCAAATACAGCATCCTGTATAACCTCTGAATAAAATGAGAGGTTACTAAATGGTGAATCAATAAGTCCATCAAGAACAGCATTTGCGATACTGCCGACACCTGATTGAAGTGGTAAAAGATTTTTCGGAAGCCTTCCATGCTTTACTTCATTGCTTAAAAAATCTATGAGATAACCCGATATTCTTTTGGATGTCTCATCAACAGGGGCAAGATGCCTCACTGTATCTTTAATATCTGTTATGACAACTGCGGCAATCTTATCAGGATTACATGGCATATATGTAGTGCCTATTCTACCATCAACATTTATCAATGGTATTGGCTTCCTATTTGGCGGATCCTCAACTTCATATATATCATGCATGCCTTCTAACTCTATTGGTTGTGATACATTTAATTCAACAATGACTTTATCAGCTATCCTTACAAATGTAGGAGAATTTCCTACAGATGTCGATGGCACTATCCCACCATCTTCATTTATTGCAACGGCCTCGACTATCGCATAATCGATTTTCCCAAGAAAACCACATCTCATTTGCTGTGCCATATGACTCAAATGCATATCATTATACTCAACTTCACCGATATTTATTTTATTCCTTATATCTTTATTTGTTTGATATGGAATTCTTTTTTTTATCACACCGGCCCGTGATAATGCGCCATCTAATTCATCACCGACAGATGCACCTGTATAAAGTGTTATTTTAAAGTCTTCCTTTTCAGCTCTTTTTGCAAGTGCCAATGGAACAGCCTTGGGATATCCTGACGGAGTAAAACCGCTGGTGCCTATGATCATTCCATCTTTAATAAGTTTTGCTGCTTCATCTGCCGTCATAATCTTACTTCTAATTTTATCACATCTAAGCCTTCCATTATAATCCATTACAATTCCTCCTATTTTAGTTACTAAAAAAATAAATGCGGCTTAAAGATTGGATATACATCGCCACTTTAAGCCGCACATTATCTCTTTATGTAGCAAAAGGCCATTTTGCCACAGTAGATAAATAAGGCTTACATTATATTTATTGTTTTATCAGTTCTTTTATATTATATACTTTTATGTTTTATTAATCAAAATTTATTGCATTTATTTTAATTTCATTCATTTGACACGACATAACCCAACATTTTTTCCCCATCGAGATATGCATCAAAATGGCCTTCAAATATCTTAACGCCTGTATCAATGAAAACACCCTTGCGGAACCATTCATAATTAAATACATTATTTTCATACCCATCAAAAACTGGCAAATACAATATATGCTCCGCATCAAGGTCAGCAAAGAAATGGGTGCCATATGAAAGCTCAGGTGTATAATTGTCTTGGCTTATACCAATTTCAACAATCATTGCAGCATTTGATATATCATTGTATATTACGGGAACACCGAGAATTGGATTTGATGAACCCCATCTACCAGGACCTATAAGTATATATTTGTCACCGATCGTCTTATTTAACCGTCCTACAATCCTTGCGATTGCAAACTTATCTCGTTGTCTACTGTAGATATATGGATCAACGTAAAGGATATAAGGTATATTCTTTAATACTCCATTTGTCAGCATCCTGTCACCTTTTAGCAAGATACAGTTTTTTTCAATATTTTTAGGTATATGGACCTTTCTAAAAACTTCATATGAGCTTAGAGGCCTTACCTGAAGCAGATAAAATTCTTGATTTTTAGGACTATATGTGAACTCTATATCAACACTTAAGCCCATCTCTTTTTCAAATACATTAAAAAGCTTTTCTATAATATTGAAGAAATTTCTATTTTTCCTAGCGAAATTTTTAAATGTAAATATATATTTGCTGTTCTTTTCATTAGTATCAATCGTTAAAACGTCTTTAATAGCCCTATCATCTTGTAAATACTTCTCAACAATCTCATTAATCCATGTATGGTATTTCAAAAATTGCGGCACGTCATTTATGTTATATGATTCAACATCACCTGTCACAAGATTTAAAACATCAAATGACTCCTGTGAATTCTTCTCTATCTCCTCAGGATTATTTCCTTCAGGGCGAAGCTTGAGATT
This portion of the Thermoanaerobacterium sp. RBIITD genome encodes:
- the meaB gene encoding methylmalonyl Co-A mutase-associated GTPase MeaB encodes the protein MGDIDVEGLILKGDKRGIARAISWAENEDKRAYDLIKKLYSHSGKAYVVGITGPPGVGKSTLTDKLVKHLLKENKRIGIIAVDPTSPFTGGAILGDRIRMQEISLEPNVYIRSMGTRGHLGGLAKATQASKHILDIAGMDYIFIETVGVGQSEVDIVKMSDTTVMVLAPGMGDDIQAIKAGIMEIGEIFAVNKADRDGADRTVVELNMTLDLDEKSQWRPPVLKVIAQEDIGCDVLLEKIKEHRRYLEDSGALKLRRLKNLKGEIIEILTNKLLSIVSEKINTDEFNRELNKILDRTVDPFTVAEKLYKDLLEE
- the mce gene encoding methylmalonyl-CoA epimerase, whose product is MINRIDHIGIAVKSIDEMIDLYENTLGLKIKGSEVIEEQKVKTAFIPVGDSEIELLEATSPDSAIAKFIEKKGEGIQHIAVRVDDIEKILADLKVKGVRLIDEVPRYGAGGARIAFVHPKCTHGVLLELCQRD
- a CDS encoding YvrJ family protein — protein: MNEVFAGIANLGFPIVVSIYLLVRVEGKLDSLTNSINELAKAIAKKD
- a CDS encoding DUF2922 domain-containing protein, with protein sequence MAVQLQMNFKNKIGKNFRINVDNALDTLTDDQVKSAMQSILTKNIFDTSGGELVEIVGANLVSTTEKEFAVK
- a CDS encoding IPT/TIG domain-containing protein; the encoded protein is MKRILSLLLIFVFIVSFFPGNMSKAFAANPPNITSVKSLRYDGTMASPAKGPYDSATDIKIEGSGFMTFDNANNVVSQIDAVYIDTKTDKTKLEILSVNENTIYAKVPSLSNTGLMLDKPYMIIVQRNDGQSAALPNGFTYLNNPNISSAALDNYITLIKDSNGKVVDRKTQSYIRIEGSYLNDIVNANINGEIADVVSQSGSLLITNIPSNIRIDPNTNYNIFVTNIYNGRSASIPPIKLSAVSHDITSLSKYQVVVGDTITIYGHGFSSLGTNKRIYIGSNLVNSSDITINNDGTEMTVKVPAPKDTTLEYQNIDIVAENGSTATVVNALKIIPTPSAITIDNITPNAGSMTGGTKVMIVGDNLREDLVVKFGGIQGKDVKMVNLTGLSSNKKAIEVTTPPYSKSGPVNVDIVDPVTGYTVTKENGYFYLAVEDTLVAIDMNPYSGYENGNTDVTIWGYNFQKKDDPSSYTNNPDKTEITYSNDNFTYIDPVTGQNMTGTRERKLYVTFGGNKAIIEGITVPSEGQESLRVLSPSITLNPPGQPMPVDVIVTVETTIKDLNGNVVMKYSEQSSPLKKFTYNPLPSNPVILSISPDSGSRAGGDTVTIQGFDIRPGVNVFFGDKLATIKDLTIDANNRSILTVTTPKSDILGYVDVKIVNKDADQNRGFTTKANGYYFYTAPTITDVFTNFGSKYGGNLITITGTDFYVGETVQDGVYSPKYPDVTIGNIKLNIISVEDNSGNIIDGKKLNIGTKIKAIVPVTNDPYPVGWQDMTILNYDGKDGTAGGSTTLKNAFEIKDTHKTPTIISVDPNKGPTKGGTQIKITGSNFENGSIVTIDGVQAKVTNVMSGNTVINAVTPPGTLGKKIVQVVNPSDGGTASLTDGFEYLLIETKPQITKVSPNYGGKGTLVYIFGSDFSRKIGDSEGAKVYLGDTVMENIYVVDENTITAVVPDMQYAGLYDIKVVNPDTAVALSPQKFHFLVPESNPIVTSVYPDHGTVNGGTALTINGNDFRRGAEVYIGGKLATNINISSDGKTITAMTPPGNPGKAYVTVINYDGGNYTYGLHDGESGFTYVVPNSTPVITKIDPNKGSTYGGDMVTITGQDFRISKNENGEILKDSDGNPIGPEVYFGNVKAPKVIYVDYGTLKVVTPPNAPGPVRVSVVNYDSGIGYIDNGYTYVQSKPVINSITPPKSNVNGTTHVIVLGSDFAMPLYDGDKLLRAGAAVYIDDKEVTDVTVVDSGEIKFIAPIQGDIGKKTLKIVNPDGGVATADIEYVSPVSNPVIYEVDPPKGSIDGGTTVTIYGNDFRDKVEVYFEGIEATVVSNTANAIVVKTPAGDPKELNIPIAVTVYNVDDGASSTLEGAFTYVKTGTNPKITSVTPNTGSTRGGETVTIKGDNFKTGLAVYFGDTKAPNAYVQDYKTIIVTTPQHQEGKVDVRVLNPDFSDAVMAGGFTFVQTVPENPTGFWADGISGNDHTIYLHWTKVNGAKLYEIYGKKSSDDNYSFIASTDKLEYYVDGLSPNTTYNFELRPINDLGNSGYAYDSATTDTSSNSKYDTGVPDVNNDTSINLSGNTAIVTLGKDALDNYIIDLTGYKYSNVNKWIINVPNYFKNDYTKITLRTKEFGMEFTPDDLNLSSDYDRITIERLGDKAIDDLNKKLPKYQSIVSDIYDIKYDEINDDKISAINYFKKNIKITMNYYNNRFENYGIVSIRNFDAGMIYNPYMDTALHYVSVDINYPGRYALVNTK
- a CDS encoding DUF1659 domain-containing protein, with protein sequence MAVISTPKGSRLQIAYITGKDERGLDVVSARTYNNIKSAAVDQDVMDVAAILSGLQSNPVKSVTRINQVDLTQA
- a CDS encoding cobalamin B12-binding domain-containing protein, coding for MDRPIRVLVAKPGLDGHDRGAKVIARALRDAGMEVIYTGLRQTPEQIVEAAIQEDVDVLALSILSGAHNTLFPKITSLLKERSADDILVIGGGVIPDEDIPFLKSKGIAEVFTPGTPTTTVIEFIKKHVNKAV